One genomic segment of Nonomuraea coxensis DSM 45129 includes these proteins:
- a CDS encoding DMT family transporter has translation MAWLLVIAAALLEIVWALALDRSDGFTRPGPAAVGVIAAALSFVLLAFALRVLPVGTAYAVWIGLGALGVALAGILILGESASAARLVCLFLILIGVVGLRLLEG, from the coding sequence ATGGCATGGCTGCTGGTGATCGCCGCTGCCCTGCTGGAGATCGTGTGGGCTCTAGCCCTCGACCGGTCCGACGGATTCACCAGACCCGGCCCCGCGGCGGTCGGCGTGATCGCTGCGGCGCTCAGCTTCGTCCTGCTGGCCTTCGCGCTTCGCGTGCTCCCGGTCGGCACCGCGTACGCGGTCTGGATCGGGCTCGGCGCCCTCGGCGTCGCGCTCGCCGGCATCCTCATCCTGGGCGAGAGCGCGTCCGCCGCGCGTCTGGTCTGCCTCTTCCTCATCCTCATCGGCGTGGTGGGCCTCAGACTGCTCGAAGGCTAG
- a CDS encoding SDR family NAD(P)-dependent oxidoreductase: MLHGRVALVTGGSRGIGAAIARRLAGEGAHVAITYARAADQARAVVTEVETMGVRGLAIPAEATDAAALTEAVERTAAALGGLDILINNAGIAPYGPIEDVTLEDVDRTLAIHARAAFVLAQAAARHMGDGGRIISIGSSLAERVPSPGWALYSMSKSALIGLTKGLARDLGSRGITANLVHPGSTDTDMNPADGPDAPQERSYTALDRYCDPDDIAATVAHLAGPGARNITGTSITVDAGTTA; the protein is encoded by the coding sequence ATGCTCCATGGACGGGTGGCGCTCGTCACCGGAGGCAGCCGCGGCATCGGCGCGGCGATCGCACGCCGACTGGCAGGCGAGGGCGCGCACGTCGCCATCACTTACGCACGCGCCGCCGACCAGGCGAGGGCCGTGGTGACGGAGGTCGAGACGATGGGCGTCCGCGGGCTCGCCATACCGGCGGAAGCGACTGACGCCGCGGCACTGACCGAGGCCGTCGAGCGCACCGCGGCCGCGCTGGGAGGGCTGGACATCCTGATCAACAATGCCGGCATCGCCCCATACGGCCCGATTGAGGACGTCACGCTGGAGGACGTGGACCGAACGCTGGCCATCCATGCCAGGGCGGCGTTCGTGCTCGCCCAAGCCGCCGCCCGGCACATGGGAGACGGTGGGCGGATCATCAGCATCGGCAGCAGCCTGGCCGAGCGCGTGCCATCACCGGGCTGGGCCCTGTACTCGATGAGCAAGTCCGCGCTCATCGGGCTCACCAAAGGGCTGGCCCGCGATCTCGGCTCTCGGGGCATCACCGCCAACCTCGTCCACCCCGGTTCGACCGACACCGACATGAACCCGGCCGACGGGCCGGACGCGCCTCAGGAACGCTCCTACACGGCGCTGGATCGCTACTGCGATCCTGACGACATCGCCGCGACCGTGGCGCACCTGGCCGGACCGGGCGCGCGCAACATCACCGGGACGTCCATCACCGTGGACGCCGGGACCACGGCCTGA
- a CDS encoding TetR family transcriptional regulator — protein MTQSRRPSTRDGAGDRSIDQRGDERADAARNRAKILAAAEEIVAARGVEALAMADVAAAAGVGVGTLYRRFGDRSGLAHALIDRREREFQAAYLNGPPPLGPGAPAAERIRAFLHALASRTVDQLDLLLVAETAGPFARFGGAYHAYHRHLAILVAEARPGRDASYLADALLAPLAANLLAYRIGGEQGLTLDAVRAGLDDLLAGVTGSGGRLADGER, from the coding sequence GTGACGCAGAGTCGGCGGCCCTCGACGCGGGACGGCGCGGGTGACCGGTCCATTGATCAGCGCGGTGACGAGCGCGCGGACGCGGCGCGCAACCGCGCGAAGATCCTCGCCGCGGCGGAGGAGATCGTGGCCGCGCGCGGCGTGGAAGCGCTGGCCATGGCGGACGTGGCAGCCGCGGCGGGCGTGGGCGTCGGCACGCTGTACCGCCGATTCGGCGACCGGTCCGGGCTCGCCCACGCGCTCATCGATCGGCGCGAGCGTGAGTTCCAGGCGGCATATCTGAACGGGCCGCCGCCGCTCGGTCCTGGCGCGCCCGCCGCCGAGCGGATCCGCGCGTTCCTGCACGCGCTGGCCAGTCGTACCGTGGACCAGCTCGACCTGCTGCTCGTGGCGGAGACCGCAGGACCGTTCGCCCGCTTCGGCGGGGCCTATCACGCCTACCACCGCCACCTGGCCATCCTGGTCGCCGAAGCCCGGCCGGGCCGCGACGCCTCCTACCTGGCCGACGCCCTGCTCGCCCCACTGGCCGCGAACCTGCTGGCCTACCGGATCGGCGGGGAGCAGGGGCTCACCCTTGATGCCGTCCGGGCAGGGCTCGACGATCTTCTGGCCGGCGTGACAGGGTCGGGCGGGAGACTCGCCGACGGCGAACGGTGA
- a CDS encoding M50 family metallopeptidase — protein sequence MNWLYLVGIILFLLGLMVSIALHEIGHLVPAKLFGVKVTQYMVGFGSTAWSRRRGETEYGIKWIPFGGYIRMIGMLPPRPGDDPNKLRNTATGPWQGLIESARDAAQEEVRPGDEDRVFYRKKWWQKIIIMSGGPLMNFVLAFVFFSILLVGIGLPAWAPVVSPETSTCVIPVTEQRKTCQAGDRPTPAAQAGLKPGDRMVTFDGHKITTWEDATRLIRSHGPGPVELGVVRDGKPLTLDVTLIAQDRPNLQDPNKIDKNVGFLGVLPTEVMQRQSMGEVVGYMGELTGRVAGSLLNLPDKMVGVWHAAFSGEKRDPEGPVGVVGAGRMGGEILASDLTNEKKIAIFVNLLAGFNLAIGMFNLIPLLPLDGGHIAGGIWEGIKRAYAKIMRRPEPKYVDIAKVLPLTYAIALVMMVMAGLLVYADLVNPLTLTG from the coding sequence ATGAACTGGCTCTATCTGGTGGGAATCATCCTCTTCCTGCTCGGGTTGATGGTCTCCATCGCGCTGCACGAGATCGGGCACCTCGTCCCCGCCAAGCTCTTCGGCGTCAAGGTCACCCAGTACATGGTCGGCTTCGGCTCGACCGCCTGGTCCAGGCGCAGGGGCGAGACCGAGTACGGCATCAAGTGGATCCCGTTCGGCGGCTACATCCGCATGATCGGCATGCTGCCGCCGCGCCCCGGTGACGACCCGAACAAACTGCGCAACACCGCCACCGGCCCCTGGCAGGGCCTCATCGAGTCGGCCAGGGACGCCGCCCAGGAGGAGGTCCGGCCCGGCGACGAGGACCGCGTCTTCTACCGCAAGAAGTGGTGGCAGAAGATCATCATCATGTCCGGCGGGCCGCTGATGAACTTCGTGCTCGCGTTCGTCTTCTTCAGCATCCTGCTGGTCGGCATCGGACTGCCCGCCTGGGCCCCGGTCGTCTCGCCGGAGACCTCCACGTGCGTCATCCCGGTCACCGAGCAGCGCAAGACCTGCCAGGCCGGTGACCGGCCCACCCCGGCCGCGCAGGCCGGGCTCAAGCCCGGCGACCGGATGGTCACCTTCGACGGCCACAAGATCACCACGTGGGAGGACGCCACCCGGCTCATCCGCTCCCACGGCCCCGGCCCGGTCGAGCTCGGCGTCGTACGCGACGGCAAGCCACTGACGCTCGACGTCACCCTCATCGCCCAGGACCGCCCCAACCTCCAGGACCCCAACAAGATCGACAAGAACGTCGGCTTCCTCGGCGTCCTGCCCACCGAGGTCATGCAGCGCCAGAGCATGGGCGAGGTCGTCGGCTACATGGGCGAGCTGACCGGCCGCGTGGCGGGCTCCCTGCTCAACCTGCCGGACAAGATGGTCGGCGTCTGGCACGCGGCCTTCTCGGGCGAGAAGCGCGACCCCGAGGGCCCGGTCGGCGTCGTGGGCGCGGGCCGCATGGGCGGCGAGATCCTGGCCAGCGATCTCACCAACGAGAAGAAGATCGCCATCTTCGTCAACCTGCTGGCCGGCTTCAACCTCGCGATCGGCATGTTCAACCTCATCCCGCTGCTGCCCCTGGACGGCGGCCACATCGCCGGCGGGATCTGGGAGGGCATCAAGCGGGCGTACGCCAAGATCATGCGGCGGCCGGAGCCGAAGTACGTGGACATCGCGAAGGTGCTGCCGCTGACGTACGCGATCGCGCTCGTCATGATGGTGATGGCCGGGCTCCTGGTCTACGCCGACCTGGTCAACCCGCTCACCCTGACCGGCTGA
- a CDS encoding response regulator transcription factor: MIRILIAEHLPLVRRGLLATLGAEPGLRVVAEVGHAEEVAPAARVSDPDVAVVDLDLPGPPVVAELAEQVPSCRTLILSARPDPGQVRRALAGPALGIMSLRVAPERLADGVRQVAAGRRAVEAELAVAALHGERNPLTRRELDVLRIAAEGARSTEIADQLFLSVGTVRNHLSRIMCKTGARNRVDAVRIANDSGWL; encoded by the coding sequence TTGATCAGGATCCTGATTGCCGAGCACCTGCCCTTGGTGCGCCGCGGCCTGCTCGCGACCCTCGGCGCCGAGCCTGGGCTGCGGGTGGTGGCCGAGGTGGGGCACGCCGAGGAGGTGGCGCCCGCGGCCCGCGTGAGCGACCCCGACGTGGCGGTGGTGGATCTCGACCTGCCGGGCCCGCCCGTGGTGGCCGAGCTGGCCGAGCAGGTGCCGTCCTGCCGGACGCTGATCCTGTCCGCCCGGCCGGATCCCGGCCAGGTGCGCAGGGCGCTGGCGGGGCCGGCCCTGGGGATCATGAGCCTGCGGGTGGCGCCGGAGCGCCTGGCCGACGGGGTCCGCCAGGTGGCGGCGGGGCGGCGGGCCGTCGAGGCGGAGCTGGCGGTGGCCGCGTTGCACGGGGAGCGCAACCCGCTGACCCGGCGCGAGCTCGACGTGCTGCGCATCGCGGCGGAGGGCGCGCGCTCGACCGAGATCGCCGACCAGCTCTTCCTGTCGGTGGGCACGGTGCGCAACCATCTGTCGCGCATCATGTGCAAGACCGGCGCGCGCAACCGGGTCGACGCCGTGCGCATCGCCAACGACTCGGGCTGGCTGTGA